A genomic segment from Cricetulus griseus strain 17A/GY chromosome 8, alternate assembly CriGri-PICRH-1.0, whole genome shotgun sequence encodes:
- the Znf775 gene encoding zinc finger protein 775 isoform X4 — MAGAGDQGAGLRPHQHSGRPSGMESGLTGNGSGDGLVGIKQEKPEWQLQAVVSQASLPEKDKENIFLQPGGLPPCQTMGRPWALGSQEEVGGAWWAPPPEQDAGLEARVPGTAPGPLSPALSGGGGHFVCMDCGKRFSWWSSLKIHQRTHTGEKPYLCSKCGKSFSQKPNLERHQRHHTGERPFCCLECPRRFSQKQHLLKHQKTHTRPTTHPCPECERCFRHQVGLRIHLRVHARDRLGVHVSLHEMLPYAARRRRACRLRPGSPRGRPEWVWLGLYQGWWGQHKVRTAAHSRLCPSEQRQFICNECGKSFTWWSSLNIHQRIHTGERPYGCPECGRRFSQKPNLTRHLRNHTGERPHPCSHCGRSFRQKQHLLKHLRTHLPGGQAARCTSCGQNCPSRAALRAHQRMHAATELLRSRSAVQGGVPGSESQAETVQSVAVKPHGSQGAKKVPCGQGCETLAASSEQRQFICNECGKSFSWWSALTIHQRIHTGERPYACPDCGRCFSQKPNLTRHRRNHTGERPYLCTACGRGFRQKQHLLKHQRVHRGAQAPHPGPEEEEEPYMSDLRTPWRGPSFYSHWAQAQSAKPQLPAPSVWWP, encoded by the exons atggcaggtgcaGGTGACCAAG GGGCAGGGTTGAGACCTCATCAGCACAGTGGGAGGCCTTCAGGGATGGAGAGCGGCCTGACTGGCAATGGCTCAG GAGATGGACTGGTGGGAATCAAGCAGGAGAAGCCAGAGTGGCAGCTGCAGGCTGTGGTGTCTCAGGCCTCACTTCCGGAGAAGGACAAGGAAAACATATTTCTGCAGCCAGGCGGCCTCCCACCGTGCCAGACCATGGGGCGACCCTGGGCTCTGGGGTCACAGGAGGAGGTTGGGGGTGCATGGTGGGCCCCACCCCCTGAGCAGGACGCAGGACTGGAGGCTCGAGTTCCAGGGACAGCCCCAGGCCCTCTGAGCCCCGCactttctgggggtgggggtcactTTGTGTGCATGGATTGTGGGAAAAGGTTCAGCTGGTGGTCATCCCTGAAGATCCACCAGCGCACACACACGGGCGAGAAGCCTTACCTCTGCAGCAAGTGTGGCAAGAGCTTTAGCCAGAAGCCCAACCTGGAGCGCCACCAGCGCCACCACACTGGCGAGAGGCCTTTCTGCTGCCTAGAGTGCCCAAGGCGCTTCAGTCAGAAACAGCACCTGCTCAAGCACCAGAAGACACACACTCGGCCCACCACCCACCCGTGTCCAGAATGCGAGCGCTGCTTCCGGCACCAAGTGGGCCTCCGCATCCATCTGCGAGTGCATGCCCGTGACCGCCTGGGTGTCCATGTCAGCTTGCATGAGATGCTACCTTATGCTGCACGCCGCCGCCGGGCCTGTCGCTTGCGCCCTGGATCCCCACGCGGGCGCCCTGAGTGGGTGTGGCTGGGGCTCTACCAGGGCTGGTGGGGTCAGCACAAGGTACGGACAGCAGCCCACAGCCGCTTATGTCCCAGTGAGCAACGCCAATTCATCTGCAATGAGTGCGGCAAGAGCTTCACGTGGTGGTCATCACTGAATATCCATCAGCGCATCCACACAGGCGAGCGACCCTATGGGTGCCCGGAGTGCGGCCGCCGCTTCAGCCAGAAGCCCAACCTCACAAGGCACTTGCGCAACCACACTGGTGAGAGGCCGCACCCATGCTCGCACTGTGGCCGCAGCTTCCGCCAGAAGCAGCACCTGCTCAAGCACTTGCGCACGCACCTGCCTGGAGGCCAGGCTGCAAGGTGCACCAGCTGTGGACAGAACTGCCCCAGCCGTGCCGCGCTGCGGGCCCACCAGCGCATGCATGCTGCAACAGAGCTGCTGCGTTCGCGGTCTGCTGTCCAGGGTGGCGTACCCGGTTCAGAGTCGCAAGCTGAGACTGTCCAGAGTGTGGCTGTGAAGCCCCATGGTTCCCAGGGTGCCAAGAAAGTGCCATGTGGTCAGGGGTGCGAGACCCTGGCTGCATCTAGTGAGCAGCGCCAGTTCATCTGTAACGAGTGCGGCAAGAGCTTCTCGTGGTGGTCAGCGCTCACCATCCACCAGCGCATCCACACCGGCGAGCGGCCCTATGCGTGCCCAGACTGTGGCCGCTGTTTCAGCCAGAAGCCCAACCTCACACGACACCGGCGCAACCACACCGGTGAGAGACCCTACCTGTGCACTGCCTGTGGCCGTGGATTCCGTCAAAAGCAGCATCTACTGAAGCACCAGCGTGTGCATCGCGGAGCTCAGGCACCACACCCCGgcccagaggaggaagaagagccgTA
- the Znf775 gene encoding zinc finger protein 775 isoform X6, translated as MAGAGDQGAGLRPHQHSGRPSGMESGLTGNGSGDGLVGIKQEKPEWQLQAVVSQASLPEKDKENIFLQPGGLPPCQTMGRPWALGSQEEVGGAWWAPPPEQDAGLEARVPGTAPGPLSPALSGGGGHFVCMDCGKRFSWWSSLKIHQRTHTGEKPYLCSKCGKSFSQKPNLERHQRHHTGERPFCCLECPRRFSQKQHLLKHQKTHTRPTTHPCPECERCFRHQVGLRIHLRVHARDRLGVHVSLHEMLPYAARRRRACRLRPGSPRGRPEWVWLGLYQGWWGQHKVRTAAHSRLCPSEQRQFICNECGKSFTWWSSLNIHQRIHTGERPYGCPECGRRFSQKPNLTRHLRNHTGERPHPCSHCGRSFRQKQHLLKHLRTHLPGGQAARCTSCGQNCPSRAALRAHQRMHAATELLRSRSAVQGGVPGSESQAETVQSVAVKPHGSQGAKKVPCGQGCETLAASSEQRQFICNECGKSFSWWSALTIHQRIHTGERPYACPDCGRCFSQKPNLTRHRRNHTGERPYLCTACGRGFRQKQHLLKHQRVHRGAQAPHPGPEEEEEP; from the exons atggcaggtgcaGGTGACCAAG GGGCAGGGTTGAGACCTCATCAGCACAGTGGGAGGCCTTCAGGGATGGAGAGCGGCCTGACTGGCAATGGCTCAG GAGATGGACTGGTGGGAATCAAGCAGGAGAAGCCAGAGTGGCAGCTGCAGGCTGTGGTGTCTCAGGCCTCACTTCCGGAGAAGGACAAGGAAAACATATTTCTGCAGCCAGGCGGCCTCCCACCGTGCCAGACCATGGGGCGACCCTGGGCTCTGGGGTCACAGGAGGAGGTTGGGGGTGCATGGTGGGCCCCACCCCCTGAGCAGGACGCAGGACTGGAGGCTCGAGTTCCAGGGACAGCCCCAGGCCCTCTGAGCCCCGCactttctgggggtgggggtcactTTGTGTGCATGGATTGTGGGAAAAGGTTCAGCTGGTGGTCATCCCTGAAGATCCACCAGCGCACACACACGGGCGAGAAGCCTTACCTCTGCAGCAAGTGTGGCAAGAGCTTTAGCCAGAAGCCCAACCTGGAGCGCCACCAGCGCCACCACACTGGCGAGAGGCCTTTCTGCTGCCTAGAGTGCCCAAGGCGCTTCAGTCAGAAACAGCACCTGCTCAAGCACCAGAAGACACACACTCGGCCCACCACCCACCCGTGTCCAGAATGCGAGCGCTGCTTCCGGCACCAAGTGGGCCTCCGCATCCATCTGCGAGTGCATGCCCGTGACCGCCTGGGTGTCCATGTCAGCTTGCATGAGATGCTACCTTATGCTGCACGCCGCCGCCGGGCCTGTCGCTTGCGCCCTGGATCCCCACGCGGGCGCCCTGAGTGGGTGTGGCTGGGGCTCTACCAGGGCTGGTGGGGTCAGCACAAGGTACGGACAGCAGCCCACAGCCGCTTATGTCCCAGTGAGCAACGCCAATTCATCTGCAATGAGTGCGGCAAGAGCTTCACGTGGTGGTCATCACTGAATATCCATCAGCGCATCCACACAGGCGAGCGACCCTATGGGTGCCCGGAGTGCGGCCGCCGCTTCAGCCAGAAGCCCAACCTCACAAGGCACTTGCGCAACCACACTGGTGAGAGGCCGCACCCATGCTCGCACTGTGGCCGCAGCTTCCGCCAGAAGCAGCACCTGCTCAAGCACTTGCGCACGCACCTGCCTGGAGGCCAGGCTGCAAGGTGCACCAGCTGTGGACAGAACTGCCCCAGCCGTGCCGCGCTGCGGGCCCACCAGCGCATGCATGCTGCAACAGAGCTGCTGCGTTCGCGGTCTGCTGTCCAGGGTGGCGTACCCGGTTCAGAGTCGCAAGCTGAGACTGTCCAGAGTGTGGCTGTGAAGCCCCATGGTTCCCAGGGTGCCAAGAAAGTGCCATGTGGTCAGGGGTGCGAGACCCTGGCTGCATCTAGTGAGCAGCGCCAGTTCATCTGTAACGAGTGCGGCAAGAGCTTCTCGTGGTGGTCAGCGCTCACCATCCACCAGCGCATCCACACCGGCGAGCGGCCCTATGCGTGCCCAGACTGTGGCCGCTGTTTCAGCCAGAAGCCCAACCTCACACGACACCGGCGCAACCACACCGGTGAGAGACCCTACCTGTGCACTGCCTGTGGCCGTGGATTCCGTCAAAAGCAGCATCTACTGAAGCACCAGCGTGTGCATCGCGGAGCTCAGGCACCACACCCCGgcccagaggaggaagaagagccgTA
- the Znf775 gene encoding zinc finger protein 775 isoform X5, translating into MESGLTGNGSGDGLVGIKQEKPEWQLQAVVSQASLPEKDKENIFLQPGGLPPCQTMGRPWALGSQEEVGGAWWAPPPEQDAGLEARVPGTAPGPLSPALSGGGGHFVCMDCGKRFSWWSSLKIHQRTHTGEKPYLCSKCGKSFSQKPNLERHQRHHTGERPFCCLECPRRFSQKQHLLKHQKTHTRPTTHPCPECERCFRHQVGLRIHLRVHARDRLGVHVSLHEMLPYAARRRRACRLRPGSPRGRPEWVWLGLYQGWWGQHKVRTAAHSRLCPSEQRQFICNECGKSFTWWSSLNIHQRIHTGERPYGCPECGRRFSQKPNLTRHLRNHTGERPHPCSHCGRSFRQKQHLLKHLRTHLPGGQAARCTSCGQNCPSRAALRAHQRMHAATELLRSRSAVQGGVPGSESQAETVQSVAVKPHGSQGAKKVPCGQGCETLAASSEQRQFICNECGKSFSWWSALTIHQRIHTGERPYACPDCGRCFSQKPNLTRHRRNHTGERPYLCTACGRGFRQKQHLLKHQRVHRGAQAPHPGPEEEEEPYMSDLRTPWRGPSFYSHWAQAQSAKPQLPAPSVWWP; encoded by the exons ATGGAGAGCGGCCTGACTGGCAATGGCTCAG GAGATGGACTGGTGGGAATCAAGCAGGAGAAGCCAGAGTGGCAGCTGCAGGCTGTGGTGTCTCAGGCCTCACTTCCGGAGAAGGACAAGGAAAACATATTTCTGCAGCCAGGCGGCCTCCCACCGTGCCAGACCATGGGGCGACCCTGGGCTCTGGGGTCACAGGAGGAGGTTGGGGGTGCATGGTGGGCCCCACCCCCTGAGCAGGACGCAGGACTGGAGGCTCGAGTTCCAGGGACAGCCCCAGGCCCTCTGAGCCCCGCactttctgggggtgggggtcactTTGTGTGCATGGATTGTGGGAAAAGGTTCAGCTGGTGGTCATCCCTGAAGATCCACCAGCGCACACACACGGGCGAGAAGCCTTACCTCTGCAGCAAGTGTGGCAAGAGCTTTAGCCAGAAGCCCAACCTGGAGCGCCACCAGCGCCACCACACTGGCGAGAGGCCTTTCTGCTGCCTAGAGTGCCCAAGGCGCTTCAGTCAGAAACAGCACCTGCTCAAGCACCAGAAGACACACACTCGGCCCACCACCCACCCGTGTCCAGAATGCGAGCGCTGCTTCCGGCACCAAGTGGGCCTCCGCATCCATCTGCGAGTGCATGCCCGTGACCGCCTGGGTGTCCATGTCAGCTTGCATGAGATGCTACCTTATGCTGCACGCCGCCGCCGGGCCTGTCGCTTGCGCCCTGGATCCCCACGCGGGCGCCCTGAGTGGGTGTGGCTGGGGCTCTACCAGGGCTGGTGGGGTCAGCACAAGGTACGGACAGCAGCCCACAGCCGCTTATGTCCCAGTGAGCAACGCCAATTCATCTGCAATGAGTGCGGCAAGAGCTTCACGTGGTGGTCATCACTGAATATCCATCAGCGCATCCACACAGGCGAGCGACCCTATGGGTGCCCGGAGTGCGGCCGCCGCTTCAGCCAGAAGCCCAACCTCACAAGGCACTTGCGCAACCACACTGGTGAGAGGCCGCACCCATGCTCGCACTGTGGCCGCAGCTTCCGCCAGAAGCAGCACCTGCTCAAGCACTTGCGCACGCACCTGCCTGGAGGCCAGGCTGCAAGGTGCACCAGCTGTGGACAGAACTGCCCCAGCCGTGCCGCGCTGCGGGCCCACCAGCGCATGCATGCTGCAACAGAGCTGCTGCGTTCGCGGTCTGCTGTCCAGGGTGGCGTACCCGGTTCAGAGTCGCAAGCTGAGACTGTCCAGAGTGTGGCTGTGAAGCCCCATGGTTCCCAGGGTGCCAAGAAAGTGCCATGTGGTCAGGGGTGCGAGACCCTGGCTGCATCTAGTGAGCAGCGCCAGTTCATCTGTAACGAGTGCGGCAAGAGCTTCTCGTGGTGGTCAGCGCTCACCATCCACCAGCGCATCCACACCGGCGAGCGGCCCTATGCGTGCCCAGACTGTGGCCGCTGTTTCAGCCAGAAGCCCAACCTCACACGACACCGGCGCAACCACACCGGTGAGAGACCCTACCTGTGCACTGCCTGTGGCCGTGGATTCCGTCAAAAGCAGCATCTACTGAAGCACCAGCGTGTGCATCGCGGAGCTCAGGCACCACACCCCGgcccagaggaggaagaagagccgTA